The following coding sequences are from one Rathayibacter sp. SW19 window:
- a CDS encoding antibiotic biosynthesis monooxygenase family protein produces MPGCRHVPLSRSIEAPSAYLLLVDWENLDDHMVGFRQSEQYEKWHTLLHHFYEPFPVVEHYQAVL; encoded by the coding sequence ATGCCAGGATGCCGACACGTGCCACTGTCTCGTTCGATTGAAGCTCCAAGCGCCTATCTGCTGCTTGTTGATTGGGAGAACCTAGACGACCACATGGTCGGATTCCGACAGTCCGAGCAGTACGAAAAATGGCACACCCTCCTCCACCATTTCTATGAGCCGTTCCCGGTCGTCGAGCACTATCAAGCTGTCCTATAA
- a CDS encoding SRPBCC family protein, whose translation MTDHTSEQRITAASREIAAPAAAIFELIADPAQQPRWDGNDNLAQAEPGQRIHAVGDIFVMTLTGGSVRENHIVEFEEGRRIAWMPAEPGKDRPGHLWRWELEELEPGRTLVTHTYDWSDLTDQSRFKRARGTTSERLMASVERLAALAEHTETPL comes from the coding sequence ATGACCGACCACACATCCGAGCAACGCATCACAGCCGCCAGCCGCGAGATCGCCGCTCCGGCCGCTGCCATTTTCGAACTCATCGCGGACCCGGCGCAACAGCCACGCTGGGACGGCAACGACAATCTCGCTCAGGCCGAACCCGGTCAGCGCATACACGCGGTCGGTGACATCTTCGTCATGACGCTCACCGGCGGAAGCGTGCGCGAGAACCACATCGTCGAGTTCGAGGAAGGGCGCCGGATCGCGTGGATGCCGGCAGAACCCGGCAAAGACCGTCCAGGTCATCTTTGGCGGTGGGAACTGGAAGAGCTGGAGCCCGGCCGAACCCTTGTCACGCACACCTACGACTGGAGTGACTTGACCGACCAGTCCCGCTTCAAGCGCGCACGCGGCACCACATCGGAGCGGCTGATGGCATCTGTCGAGCGGTTGGCCGCGCTGGCAGAACACACTGAAACTCCCCTGTAG
- a CDS encoding RidA family protein encodes MPIERIRPEGLVHSPAFSHVAVVSPGATTIYVGGQNSVAANGALVGEGDVAEQSTRALENVRIALAAAGATIEDVVQWTVLFVDGVDITAGYKAIASDLASDEPALVTAARVAGLGVPGALVEIGAVAAIVR; translated from the coding sequence ATGCCTATTGAACGTATTCGCCCCGAGGGGCTTGTCCACAGTCCAGCGTTCAGCCACGTCGCCGTTGTGTCGCCCGGTGCCACCACGATCTATGTTGGCGGTCAGAACTCAGTTGCAGCCAATGGCGCACTCGTTGGCGAAGGCGACGTGGCGGAACAGTCCACTCGCGCTCTGGAGAATGTCAGGATTGCGCTGGCCGCCGCCGGCGCGACTATCGAAGACGTTGTGCAGTGGACGGTGCTGTTCGTCGACGGAGTTGACATTACAGCGGGGTATAAAGCGATCGCGTCCGATCTGGCTTCGGACGAGCCCGCCTTGGTGACGGCGGCTCGAGTCGCAGGGCTCGGCGTCCCCGGCGCGCTCGTCGAAATCGGTGCAGTCGCCGCCATCGTTCGGTGA
- a CDS encoding DUF1697 domain-containing protein: protein MAEYVALLRGINVGGKNLISMQALADCFRTAGYEGVHTYIQSGNVMFASDSPSAAGLEDALERLLQQRFDTPIPTIVRSRVELAATIAAAPADHGSKELRSDVFFLKQPLTAVGVIAQMPELREGVDSISPGPGALYFSRTAAQASKTRITRLFGMPVFQQMTVRSWRTTTRLLELIEKN from the coding sequence ATGGCTGAATACGTTGCCCTCCTGCGCGGGATCAACGTCGGCGGCAAGAACCTGATTAGCATGCAGGCCCTCGCCGACTGCTTCCGCACAGCCGGATACGAGGGAGTTCATACCTACATTCAGAGCGGCAATGTCATGTTCGCATCGGACTCACCGAGCGCTGCAGGTCTGGAGGATGCACTCGAGCGATTGCTGCAGCAGCGGTTCGACACCCCGATCCCTACCATTGTCCGATCGCGAGTTGAGCTTGCCGCGACGATCGCAGCAGCGCCCGCCGACCACGGCTCCAAGGAGCTACGTAGCGACGTGTTCTTCCTCAAACAGCCACTCACCGCGGTCGGGGTGATCGCGCAGATGCCAGAGCTGCGTGAGGGCGTTGACTCGATTTCGCCCGGCCCCGGCGCGCTCTACTTCTCGCGCACGGCAGCACAGGCATCCAAGACCCGCATCACCCGCCTCTTCGGCATGCCCGTATTCCAGCAGATGACCGTGCGAAGTTGGCGCACGACCACCCGCCTGCTCGAATTGATCGAAAAGAACTGA
- a CDS encoding SRPBCC domain-containing protein: MTGNYVATSTITIDASADRVWVVLTDPVAIKEFMFGTEVETDWTVGGPILWRGVWNGKDYADKGVILEFERGRRLVNTHFSPLSGQDDVPENYHTLTWTLESGAGATELTLSQDNNASAEAAEHSKGMWDSLVKNVKAIAERK, translated from the coding sequence ATGACCGGAAATTATGTGGCGACGTCGACAATCACGATCGATGCGTCGGCAGATCGCGTGTGGGTCGTGCTCACCGACCCTGTCGCGATCAAGGAATTCATGTTCGGCACAGAAGTCGAGACCGATTGGACGGTCGGCGGACCGATCCTCTGGCGCGGTGTGTGGAACGGCAAGGACTACGCGGACAAGGGTGTGATCCTCGAGTTCGAACGCGGACGGCGACTCGTCAACACCCATTTCAGCCCATTGAGCGGTCAGGATGACGTGCCCGAGAACTACCACACGCTGACCTGGACACTGGAGAGCGGGGCGGGCGCGACAGAGCTGACGCTATCGCAGGACAACAACGCGAGCGCCGAGGCAGCCGAGCACTCGAAGGGCATGTGGGACAGCCTCGTGAAGAATGTGAAGGCGATCGCCGAGCGAAAGTAG
- a CDS encoding PIN domain-containing protein, giving the protein MRAILDTNMLISGEFRAPEGVTELAVTSISYAELQFGITATADRAEQQVRRRLRLEAVTARFGDGLPFDDQAALGYGHITELVRLAGRCPRGRIPDLMIAAIALSHGAALITRHGKDFAGVDRIVQVLRA; this is encoded by the coding sequence ATGAGGGCGATCCTCGATACGAACATGCTGATCTCGGGCGAGTTCCGTGCGCCTGAGGGCGTCACCGAGTTGGCCGTGACGTCGATCTCTTACGCCGAGCTGCAATTTGGGATTACCGCGACCGCGGATCGTGCGGAGCAGCAGGTTCGTCGTCGATTGCGGCTTGAGGCAGTCACCGCGCGGTTCGGAGACGGGCTCCCGTTCGACGATCAGGCTGCGCTGGGTTATGGCCACATCACGGAACTAGTTCGCCTCGCGGGGAGGTGCCCGCGTGGCCGCATTCCCGACCTGATGATCGCGGCGATAGCCCTCAGCCACGGCGCTGCACTGATCACACGTCACGGCAAGGACTTCGCCGGGGTCGATCGGATCGTGCAGGTGCTGCGCGCGTAG
- a CDS encoding type II toxin-antitoxin system Phd/YefM family antitoxin: MKTTESPTERTMSVGQLRQNPAPMVHDVEDGRSWVLTNHGRAFARVVPYARESWVPVGEVTELLNTATDPEWLAELEADRAASELRDPWSE; the protein is encoded by the coding sequence ATGAAAACGACTGAATCACCAACGGAACGGACAATGAGCGTCGGCCAGCTTCGCCAGAATCCTGCACCGATGGTTCACGATGTCGAAGATGGACGTTCCTGGGTGTTGACCAACCACGGCCGCGCGTTCGCTCGAGTCGTGCCATACGCCCGCGAGTCGTGGGTGCCTGTCGGCGAGGTGACGGAACTGCTGAACACGGCGACCGATCCGGAATGGCTTGCCGAACTCGAGGCGGACCGCGCCGCATCCGAACTCCGTGATCCGTGGTCCGAATGA
- a CDS encoding PLP-dependent aminotransferase family protein, whose product MEPVTIRETGTPPYIPLAKRSAEELRDIHAAFQRNYDALVARGLKLDLTRGKPSPAQLDLSNALLRLPGEDDYRDAAGTDLRNYGGAQGLPELRAIFANVLRVPVAQLLALGNSSLTVMHDTVAQALLHGVPDGERPWGKEDAVSFLCPVPGYDRHFTITEVFGIRMIPVPLNDDGPDLETVARLLATDSSIKGMWCVPVYGNPTGIVYSEDVARALVSLPAAAPDFRLFWDNAYAVHHLTDDVPAPIDVLALAAEAGNPNRPFIFASTSKVTYPGSGVSFFGASEENVAWLLEQMRAQSIGPDKVNQLRHVRLLRDEAGLIAHMRKHRDLLEPKFAAVAEILASRLAPYGAGDWTDPKGGYFVSLMVADGCAARAIELAARSGIAVTPAGSTYPHRKDPADANIRIAPTFPSLDELREAVDGLCTCVLLAEAEKLTPTVVEEQAPVVE is encoded by the coding sequence ATGGAGCCCGTGACAATACGCGAAACCGGTACGCCACCATACATTCCGTTGGCAAAGCGCAGCGCCGAGGAGCTGCGCGACATCCACGCGGCATTTCAGCGCAATTATGACGCGCTCGTCGCTCGCGGACTGAAGCTCGACTTGACGCGCGGAAAGCCCTCGCCCGCACAGCTCGACCTGTCGAACGCGCTGCTGCGCCTTCCCGGCGAGGACGACTACCGCGACGCAGCGGGCACCGACTTGCGCAACTACGGCGGCGCGCAGGGCTTGCCCGAGTTGCGTGCAATTTTCGCGAACGTGCTCCGCGTTCCGGTCGCTCAACTGCTGGCACTCGGCAACTCGAGCCTTACCGTGATGCACGACACGGTCGCTCAAGCACTCCTGCACGGCGTGCCCGACGGCGAGCGCCCGTGGGGCAAGGAAGACGCCGTCAGCTTCCTCTGCCCGGTGCCCGGCTACGACCGCCACTTCACGATCACCGAGGTGTTCGGCATCCGGATGATTCCGGTCCCGTTGAACGATGACGGCCCCGACCTCGAGACGGTTGCGCGACTTCTCGCGACGGACTCGTCGATCAAGGGCATGTGGTGCGTGCCGGTCTATGGGAACCCGACCGGCATCGTGTACAGCGAGGACGTCGCGCGCGCGCTCGTCTCGCTGCCTGCTGCGGCCCCGGACTTCCGCCTGTTCTGGGACAACGCGTATGCCGTTCACCACCTCACCGACGACGTGCCTGCACCGATCGACGTGCTCGCGCTCGCCGCAGAGGCCGGCAACCCGAACCGTCCATTCATCTTCGCCTCCACGTCGAAGGTGACCTACCCGGGATCCGGCGTTTCATTCTTCGGGGCATCCGAGGAGAACGTGGCCTGGTTGCTCGAGCAGATGCGCGCGCAGTCGATCGGGCCGGACAAGGTCAACCAGCTGCGACACGTGCGCCTGTTGCGCGACGAAGCCGGCCTGATCGCACACATGCGCAAGCACCGTGACTTGCTCGAACCCAAATTCGCGGCCGTCGCCGAGATCCTCGCTTCTCGGCTTGCCCCGTACGGCGCCGGCGATTGGACCGACCCGAAGGGCGGCTACTTCGTGAGCCTGATGGTGGCAGACGGATGCGCCGCGCGCGCGATTGAACTCGCCGCGCGGTCGGGCATCGCGGTCACGCCGGCCGGGTCGACGTATCCGCACCGCAAGGATCCGGCCGATGCGAACATCCGCATCGCGCCGACCTTCCCCTCGCTGGACGAGTTGCGCGAGGCCGTCGACGGCCTGTGCACCTGCGTGCTGCTGGCCGAGGCAGAAAAGCTCACGCCCACGGTGGTCGAGGAGCAAGCGCCGGTGGTCGAGTAG